A genomic stretch from Mycobacterium malmoense includes:
- a CDS encoding class I adenylate-forming enzyme family protein: MSTQPLESGTANPLADGIPFGTKLQELAEQRRDEAAVTNVALDGTASSLTFGELDARANQWGRALAAGGAETGSLVALAIPNSQHLVLAALGCWKIGAVPVPMHWDLPEWERNRVRAVIDPAVVVDDKSRWELDARAAGESESPLPAAVSPTANGICSSGSTGVPKVILNLAPSLWTPQHGEPFLSAWTPVAQPQTIMVPAPMYHTNGFATFLFLLAGDHLVILEKFDAALVLDVIERFRITNFTATPTMLARIAALPDIRRRDLSSVVFILQGAAVMPPSLMHAWFELLSPEQVVTAYGMTENLGLTALRGDEWLAHPGSVGRGFRDTEIRILDANGKPLGPGEHGDVYLRAPMSAGYRYLGGAPPLPSTEDGFRSAGDIGYLDSDGYLYIVDRRVDMIISGGANVFPAEVESALAGHPGIADVVVIGLADERWGRRVHAVVQPTAPLTEHQVIEYARSRLAPYKVPKTVEFVDAIPRTAATKVNRSAMIAARGG, encoded by the coding sequence ATGAGCACCCAGCCCCTCGAATCGGGGACGGCCAACCCCTTAGCGGACGGCATCCCGTTCGGGACCAAGCTTCAAGAGCTCGCCGAGCAACGCCGCGACGAGGCGGCCGTGACCAATGTCGCGCTCGACGGCACCGCGAGCTCGCTGACCTTCGGGGAGCTCGACGCCCGCGCCAACCAGTGGGGGCGGGCGCTAGCGGCCGGCGGTGCCGAAACGGGCTCCCTTGTCGCACTGGCTATCCCGAATTCGCAGCACCTGGTGCTGGCCGCGCTCGGGTGCTGGAAGATCGGCGCGGTTCCCGTTCCCATGCACTGGGACCTGCCCGAATGGGAACGAAACCGGGTGCGCGCGGTGATCGACCCCGCCGTCGTCGTCGACGACAAGAGCCGCTGGGAGCTGGATGCGCGCGCGGCCGGCGAGTCCGAAAGTCCGCTGCCCGCGGCCGTTTCGCCCACCGCAAACGGAATCTGCAGCAGCGGTTCGACCGGCGTGCCCAAGGTGATCCTCAACCTGGCGCCGTCGCTGTGGACACCCCAGCACGGCGAACCGTTTTTGTCGGCCTGGACACCGGTGGCTCAGCCGCAGACGATCATGGTGCCCGCGCCGATGTATCACACCAACGGTTTCGCTACCTTTCTCTTCCTGCTGGCCGGTGACCATCTGGTGATTCTCGAAAAGTTCGATGCGGCACTGGTTTTGGATGTGATCGAACGCTTTCGGATCACCAACTTCACGGCCACGCCGACGATGCTGGCGCGCATCGCGGCCCTGCCCGACATCCGGCGGCGCGACCTATCCAGCGTCGTCTTCATCCTGCAGGGCGCCGCCGTGATGCCGCCATCGCTGATGCATGCCTGGTTCGAGCTGCTGAGCCCCGAGCAGGTCGTAACGGCGTACGGCATGACCGAGAACCTGGGACTCACCGCGTTGCGCGGCGACGAGTGGCTCGCGCATCCGGGCAGCGTCGGCCGCGGCTTCCGCGACACCGAGATCCGGATCCTGGACGCCAACGGCAAGCCGCTGGGCCCCGGCGAACACGGCGATGTCTACCTGCGCGCGCCGATGAGCGCGGGATACCGCTATCTGGGCGGGGCGCCGCCGCTGCCGTCGACCGAGGACGGGTTTCGTTCCGCCGGCGACATCGGCTACCTGGACTCCGACGGCTACCTCTATATCGTCGACCGCCGCGTCGACATGATCATCAGTGGGGGCGCCAATGTCTTTCCGGCAGAGGTGGAGTCCGCGCTCGCCGGACATCCCGGCATCGCCGACGTCGTGGTCATCGGACTCGCCGACGAGCGGTGGGGACGGCGGGTGCACGCGGTGGTGCAACCCACGGCGCCGCTGACCGAGCACCAGGTGATCGAGTACGCCAGGAGCCGGCTGGCCCCCTACAAGGTCCCCAAGACCGTCGAGTTCGTCGACGCGATTCCCCGCACGGCGGCCACGAAGGTGAATCGGTCGGCAATGATCGCCGCGCGGGGTGGGTGA
- a CDS encoding GNAT family N-acetyltransferase — protein MFESARLDDGHVLEGFDCGKESLSIWLVKHARRADTGGVAHVYVWTPIGEPKVCAYFAICPTEVVRTADGMSGSMAGGNSCIPGYLIARMAIDAALHGQGYGEQLLLDALGKAVAASEIGGGRLVVVDAIDDEAQSFYEHYHFVPVRNRERRLVVKVSTAAKALGERWHDRTGG, from the coding sequence TTGTTCGAGTCGGCGCGGCTGGATGATGGCCACGTTCTGGAAGGATTCGACTGCGGTAAGGAGTCGCTGAGTATCTGGCTGGTCAAGCACGCCCGCCGCGCGGACACCGGTGGAGTAGCGCATGTGTACGTGTGGACCCCGATTGGGGAGCCGAAGGTCTGCGCTTATTTCGCCATCTGCCCCACCGAGGTCGTCCGGACAGCTGACGGTATGTCGGGGTCGATGGCTGGGGGCAATTCCTGCATACCCGGATATTTGATTGCCCGAATGGCGATCGACGCAGCGCTCCATGGCCAGGGGTACGGCGAGCAGCTTCTGCTGGACGCACTCGGGAAAGCCGTGGCCGCGTCGGAGATCGGCGGAGGACGACTTGTCGTCGTTGATGCGATAGACGACGAGGCGCAGTCATTTTATGAGCATTACCACTTCGTCCCCGTCAGGAACCGCGAACGCCGTCTGGTGGTGAAGGTATCCACAGCGGCTAAGGCACTCGGGGAGCGCTGGCACGACCGAACCGGAGGGTGA
- a CDS encoding DUF1778 domain-containing protein, with product MAVKTKRIELRAEEATLERIQRAANVVREQTSEFVRKAAMQRAEDILRQELVTVMEPEQFDKLMSSLDVADAAPRLAAAARKPAVFKRR from the coding sequence GTGGCAGTCAAAACGAAACGCATCGAGCTTCGCGCTGAGGAAGCGACCCTGGAACGCATCCAGCGAGCCGCCAATGTCGTGCGTGAGCAGACCTCGGAGTTCGTGCGGAAAGCTGCGATGCAACGCGCTGAGGACATCCTGCGTCAGGAGCTGGTTACGGTGATGGAGCCCGAACAGTTCGACAAGCTGATGTCCTCGCTGGACGTCGCCGACGCCGCGCCGCGACTGGCGGCAGCCGCACGCAAGCCTGCGGTGTTCAAGAGGCGCTGA
- a CDS encoding hotdog fold thioesterase, which yields MTDPSEEAEVTRADRFIKTAVAILGETGRTDFTVQEIVARSKTSLRAFYQHFGSKDELLLALFDRTIAQSVGAWRTETTGLDSTAALKLVIDRISQQPESSTQDSLNRALSLYNQHLAETRPREYARVLSPLHQLFRDIVGQGITEGVFNPGLDVGAAAAIVMQTVVGAQRLHWLGSELNGTPIDAGQLYDFCSRALGIRDTDDESAAPSLAELFAQVGMRPGTRKGEFAMTMPVSPAVVNTSGALQGGLIATLVDVAGGQFGLDYLQPGTTMTTADLFVRYLRPIRQGSAIAVPRMLRSGRRAMIMQVDIYGHGDDELAATATVNFAIVNGTTPTVGL from the coding sequence ATGACCGACCCCAGCGAGGAAGCCGAGGTAACGCGCGCCGACCGCTTTATCAAAACGGCCGTTGCGATACTGGGCGAAACCGGACGCACCGACTTCACCGTGCAGGAGATCGTCGCGCGCTCCAAAACCTCGTTGCGCGCGTTCTACCAGCATTTCGGCAGCAAAGACGAACTGCTGCTGGCGCTGTTCGACAGGACCATCGCGCAATCGGTGGGAGCGTGGCGCACCGAGACCACCGGGCTGGACAGCACCGCCGCGCTGAAGCTGGTAATCGACCGCATCAGCCAGCAACCCGAATCGAGCACCCAGGACAGCCTTAATCGGGCGTTGAGCCTCTACAACCAGCATCTGGCCGAGACCCGTCCCCGCGAATACGCCCGCGTGCTTTCCCCCTTGCATCAACTGTTTCGCGACATCGTCGGGCAGGGCATCACCGAGGGAGTCTTCAACCCCGGCCTGGACGTGGGGGCCGCCGCCGCGATCGTCATGCAGACGGTGGTGGGTGCGCAGCGATTGCACTGGCTGGGCAGCGAACTCAATGGCACACCGATCGACGCGGGCCAGCTGTACGACTTCTGCAGCCGCGCCCTCGGCATCCGGGACACCGACGACGAATCGGCCGCGCCCTCGCTGGCCGAGCTGTTCGCCCAGGTGGGAATGCGTCCGGGCACCCGCAAGGGCGAGTTCGCGATGACCATGCCGGTCAGCCCCGCGGTGGTCAACACCTCCGGCGCGCTCCAGGGCGGCTTGATCGCCACGCTCGTCGACGTGGCGGGGGGCCAGTTCGGGCTGGACTACCTGCAGCCGGGCACCACCATGACGACCGCCGACCTCTTCGTTCGCTACCTGCGGCCGATCCGGCAGGGCTCCGCGATCGCGGTGCCCCGGATGCTGCGGTCGGGCCGGCGGGCGATGATCATGCAGGTCGACATCTACGGCCACGGCGACGACGAGCTGGCCGCGACGGCAACCGTGAACTTCGCCATCGTCAACGGAACGACGCCAACGGTAGGCCTTTGA
- a CDS encoding amidohydrolase family protein, translated as MPSRELSFPVFDADNHMYEPQEALTKFLPDNRKRVIDYVQVRGRTKIVVRGHISEYIPNPTFEVVARPGAQEEYFRNGAQGKTYREILGEPMKAIPAFREPGARLEVMDELGIDYALMFPTLASLVEERMKDDPEMTHDVIHALNQWMHEQWSFNYKDRIFATPVITLPIVERALEELEWCLERGARTVLVRPAPVPGYKGSRSFGLEEFDPFWQACIKAELPVSMHASDSGYSEFANVWEPGDEFLPFKPTAFRSLAMGHRPILDAMGALVCHGALSRNPELRILSIENGADWVPDLFKGLKGVYKKMPQSFSEDPVEAFKRCVYITPFWEDRFTEIVNMVGTDRVLFGSDWPHPEGLKDPISFVDELTDFDEDDVAKIMGGNLMKVMKVSEPASKKPVSA; from the coding sequence ATGCCGTCTCGCGAACTTTCCTTCCCCGTGTTCGACGCCGACAACCACATGTACGAGCCGCAGGAGGCGCTGACCAAGTTCCTGCCGGACAATCGCAAGCGCGTCATCGACTACGTCCAGGTTCGCGGTCGCACCAAGATCGTGGTGCGCGGCCACATCAGCGAGTACATCCCCAACCCGACGTTCGAGGTGGTCGCCCGCCCCGGCGCCCAGGAGGAGTACTTCCGCAACGGCGCGCAAGGCAAGACCTACCGCGAGATCCTCGGCGAGCCGATGAAGGCCATCCCCGCCTTCCGCGAACCGGGCGCGCGCCTCGAGGTGATGGACGAGCTGGGCATCGACTACGCCCTGATGTTCCCCACGCTGGCCAGCCTGGTCGAAGAGCGCATGAAGGACGACCCCGAGATGACCCACGACGTCATCCACGCGCTCAACCAGTGGATGCACGAACAGTGGTCGTTCAACTACAAGGACCGGATCTTCGCCACCCCGGTGATCACCCTGCCGATCGTCGAGCGCGCGCTGGAAGAACTCGAATGGTGCCTGGAGCGCGGCGCCCGCACCGTGCTGGTCCGCCCGGCGCCGGTGCCCGGCTACAAGGGCAGCCGCTCGTTCGGGCTCGAGGAGTTCGACCCGTTCTGGCAGGCCTGCATCAAAGCCGAGCTGCCGGTCTCGATGCACGCCTCGGACAGCGGTTACTCCGAGTTCGCGAACGTGTGGGAGCCCGGCGACGAGTTCCTGCCGTTCAAGCCGACCGCCTTCCGGAGCCTGGCGATGGGCCACCGGCCGATCCTGGACGCGATGGGCGCGCTGGTGTGCCACGGCGCGCTGTCCCGCAACCCCGAGCTGCGCATCCTGTCGATCGAGAACGGCGCCGACTGGGTGCCCGACCTGTTCAAGGGCCTCAAGGGCGTCTACAAGAAGATGCCGCAGTCGTTCAGCGAGGACCCGGTCGAGGCGTTCAAGCGCTGCGTCTACATCACCCCGTTCTGGGAGGACCGGTTCACCGAGATCGTCAACATGGTGGGCACCGACCGGGTGCTGTTCGGCTCCGACTGGCCGCACCCCGAGGGCCTGAAGGACCCCATCTCCTTCGTCGACGAACTCACCGACTTCGATGAGGACGATGTCGCCAAGATCATGGGCGGCAACCTGATGAAGGTGATGAAGGTTTCCGAGCCCGCCTCGAAGAAACCGGTCTCGGCCTGA
- a CDS encoding DUF421 domain-containing protein gives MRDLLVQFVDGWRPAAYAALKAFALFVTAAMAFRVTLRRTIAEFTPFDWVTAVAVGAIVGRTATAADTSWLTGSAALLALIAAHDIVARLRFIPWVRRLVDPPVRVLIRDGQLDKTNLRRCRLTREDLDAILRQHGHRTPADIRLALFETKGVVSVLADTNPHPDERSAIPPESGTAF, from the coding sequence ATGAGGGACCTACTAGTCCAGTTCGTCGACGGGTGGCGGCCGGCGGCCTATGCAGCGCTCAAAGCCTTCGCGTTATTCGTCACGGCCGCAATGGCTTTCCGGGTCACACTGCGGCGTACCATCGCCGAGTTCACGCCATTCGACTGGGTCACCGCCGTCGCGGTCGGCGCCATCGTGGGTCGTACGGCCACCGCCGCCGACACTTCGTGGCTCACTGGGTCGGCGGCCCTGCTCGCGTTGATCGCCGCGCATGACATCGTGGCACGCCTGCGGTTCATCCCATGGGTCCGCCGACTCGTCGACCCGCCGGTGCGGGTGCTGATCCGCGACGGCCAACTTGATAAGACGAACTTACGGCGTTGCAGGCTTACTCGTGAGGACCTTGACGCGATCCTGCGTCAGCACGGTCACCGAACACCCGCCGACATTCGCCTTGCACTGTTCGAGACCAAAGGCGTGGTCTCAGTCCTCGCCGACACCAACCCGCACCCAGACGAACGTTCCGCGATTCCGCCGGAGAGCGGCACGGCGTTCTAA
- a CDS encoding nitrate/nitrite transporter, with translation MAHSHDILDWDPEDRTAWERGNNAVARRNMIWSIATDHVAFGVWTFWSVLVLFMPESVYGFSAGDKFLLLAVNTLVGALMRIPYTVGIGIFGGRNFTVAITLVLLIPAAGTIWLLANPGLPLWPYLVCAALTGLGGGNFSASMTNINAFYPQRLKGWALGLNAGGGNIGVSVVQLVGLLVIALAGDRQPYWVSGTYMVLLTITSVGAMLFMNNIKDYRVDFGAMRTMIKQRDTWVLSLLYVGSFGSFIGFSFALSQVLHMKFSDAGQSAAQASLRAAEIAFVGPLLGSLSRIYGGKLADRVGGGRVTLAVFAGMVFAAGLLIWGSTVSDGSGGQFTTGAVIPYAIGFVILFVLAGVGNGSIYKMIPSAFEARSRSLDLEEKDRKQWSKNVGGAMVGFADSVGAFGGFVIDIVLRQSYLTARTETPALWVFLLCYIGFAILTWAVYVRRPVSGDRLAGV, from the coding sequence ATGGCGCACTCGCACGACATCCTGGACTGGGATCCGGAAGACAGGACGGCCTGGGAGAGGGGTAACAACGCCGTCGCCCGGCGCAACATGATCTGGTCGATCGCGACCGACCACGTTGCCTTCGGGGTTTGGACGTTTTGGTCGGTGTTGGTGCTGTTTATGCCGGAATCCGTGTACGGCTTTTCCGCGGGCGACAAGTTCCTCCTGCTCGCGGTCAACACCTTGGTCGGCGCGCTGATGCGCATCCCCTATACGGTTGGCATCGGCATCTTCGGGGGTCGCAACTTCACGGTGGCCATTACGCTGGTGTTGCTGATCCCCGCTGCCGGCACGATCTGGCTACTGGCCAACCCCGGCCTGCCGCTGTGGCCCTATCTGGTATGCGCGGCGCTGACCGGGCTCGGCGGCGGCAACTTCTCCGCGTCGATGACCAATATCAACGCCTTCTATCCGCAGCGGCTCAAAGGCTGGGCGCTGGGGCTGAACGCCGGCGGCGGCAACATCGGGGTGTCGGTGGTCCAGTTGGTCGGACTGCTAGTGATCGCACTCGCCGGCGATCGGCAGCCGTACTGGGTGTCCGGGACTTACATGGTGCTCCTGACGATCACGAGCGTCGGCGCCATGTTGTTCATGAACAACATCAAGGACTACCGAGTCGATTTCGGTGCCATGCGAACCATGATCAAGCAGCGTGATACCTGGGTGCTGTCGTTGCTTTACGTCGGCAGCTTCGGCTCGTTCATCGGGTTCTCGTTTGCGCTGAGTCAGGTGCTGCACATGAAGTTCAGCGACGCCGGCCAAAGTGCGGCTCAGGCGTCGCTGCGTGCCGCCGAAATCGCTTTCGTCGGACCGCTGCTCGGGTCGCTGTCGCGCATCTATGGCGGCAAACTCGCCGACCGCGTCGGCGGCGGCCGCGTCACCTTGGCCGTTTTCGCGGGAATGGTTTTCGCTGCGGGCCTGCTGATTTGGGGCAGCACCGTGTCCGACGGCAGCGGTGGCCAGTTCACCACCGGCGCGGTCATTCCCTATGCCATCGGCTTCGTCATCCTGTTCGTCTTGGCCGGAGTCGGCAACGGCTCGATATACAAGATGATCCCCTCGGCCTTCGAGGCCCGCAGCCGCTCACTCGACCTCGAGGAAAAGGACCGCAAGCAGTGGTCGAAAAACGTTGGGGGAGCAATGGTCGGATTCGCTGATTCCGTGGGCGCATTCGGTGGCTTTGTCATCGACATTGTGCTGCGGCAGTCCTACCTCACCGCCCGCACCGAGACGCCAGCACTGTGGGTTTTCTTGTTGTGCTATATCGGCTTTGCGATCTTGACTTGGGCGGTCTATGTGCGTCGACCGGTCTCCGGGGACCGTCTTGCTGGCGTATGA
- a CDS encoding PPE family protein encodes MDYGSLPPEINSTRMYTGPGSGSMLAASAAWDGLAAELRSIAASYSSEISRLTTAWLGPSSASMAAAAAPYAVWLTATAVQAEQTANQARAAAAAYETAFAATVPPPVVAANRAELASLISTNTFGQNTAAIAATEAQYARMWAQDSAAMYGYAAQAASASALTPFGLPSQNTDPAGTAGQSAAVAQAAGTSAGANMQSVLSQLTFATPSVLQSLAAPAAADPPSPLSSLTSFLSSLSSSPLATVAGDVELIPKGILPANDVLISTIMGLVIGARGLSDVAVGASGGATSSLAAGLGSGALGSAGLVGAGPAVSASIGQAGLVGGLAVPPSWAAATPAVRTVAAVLSGASEGAIPAAAVSQGTFFSALAVAGMAGAAVGAAVPGAISGVGAKSRDASAKDRTDLKDSDYPENLQRVVADMAENPDSVQHWHTDPDHLDDLLAKLRKQPGTHAVHVKNGKPEMTTLQES; translated from the coding sequence ATGGATTACGGATCATTACCCCCCGAAATCAACTCCACTCGCATGTATACCGGCCCAGGGTCGGGCTCGATGCTGGCCGCCAGCGCGGCCTGGGATGGGCTTGCAGCCGAACTACGCTCGATCGCGGCCTCCTATTCCTCGGAGATCTCGAGATTGACAACCGCTTGGCTGGGTCCGTCGTCGGCGAGCATGGCGGCCGCCGCCGCGCCGTACGCGGTGTGGCTCACCGCCACCGCGGTGCAAGCCGAGCAGACCGCGAACCAGGCCAGGGCGGCGGCAGCCGCCTACGAGACCGCGTTTGCGGCCACGGTACCTCCGCCGGTGGTCGCAGCAAACCGCGCCGAGCTGGCGTCGCTGATCTCGACCAACACTTTTGGTCAGAACACCGCGGCGATCGCCGCGACCGAAGCCCAGTACGCCAGGATGTGGGCTCAGGATTCCGCCGCGATGTACGGGTACGCCGCGCAAGCCGCGTCCGCCTCCGCGCTGACCCCGTTCGGTTTGCCGTCCCAAAACACCGACCCGGCTGGCACGGCCGGTCAATCGGCCGCGGTCGCGCAAGCCGCCGGCACGTCGGCCGGGGCCAACATGCAATCGGTTCTGTCACAGTTGACCTTTGCGACACCGAGCGTGCTGCAAAGCCTCGCGGCCCCAGCCGCCGCGGATCCGCCGTCGCCGCTCTCGTCGCTCACGAGCTTCCTCAGCAGCCTCAGTTCTTCACCGTTGGCGACAGTCGCCGGGGACGTCGAGCTGATACCCAAAGGCATTCTGCCGGCCAACGACGTGCTGATCAGCACCATCATGGGCTTGGTGATCGGGGCGCGGGGCCTCTCGGATGTGGCAGTCGGGGCGAGCGGCGGGGCGACGTCGTCTTTGGCTGCCGGGCTTGGTTCGGGTGCGCTCGGATCGGCGGGTCTGGTTGGGGCCGGGCCAGCCGTGTCGGCGAGCATCGGGCAGGCCGGTCTGGTCGGTGGCTTGGCGGTTCCGCCCAGCTGGGCCGCGGCAACGCCGGCGGTCAGGACCGTCGCCGCGGTGTTGTCGGGCGCCTCGGAGGGCGCGATTCCGGCGGCAGCGGTGAGCCAGGGTACTTTCTTCAGCGCACTGGCGGTGGCGGGCATGGCCGGAGCCGCGGTCGGTGCGGCGGTTCCCGGCGCCATATCCGGTGTCGGCGCCAAGAGCCGCGATGCCTCGGCCAAAGACCGCACGGACCTCAAAGACAGCGATTACCCTGAGAACCTGCAACGTGTCGTGGCCGACATGGCTGAAAATCCGGACAGTGTGCAGCATTGGCACACCGATCCCGACCACCTTGACGACCTGTTGGCCAAACTGCGAAAACAACCGGGCACCCACGCGGTGCACGTGAAAAACGGCAAGCCCGAGATGACGACGCTCCAGGAGTCGTAG